A genomic segment from Pseudalkalibacillus hwajinpoensis encodes:
- a CDS encoding type A2 lanthipeptide — protein MEDLKNVVVTLSDEELQEASGAAGCGWTCTITDDCPNSVFVCC, from the coding sequence ATGGAAGATTTGAAAAATGTAGTTGTCACTTTATCTGATGAGGAATTACAAGAGGCTTCAGGTGCAGCTGGTTGTGGATGGACTTGTACAATCACTGATGACTGCCCTAATAGCGTATTTGTTTGTTGCTAA